In the genome of Triticum urartu cultivar G1812 chromosome 5, Tu2.1, whole genome shotgun sequence, one region contains:
- the LOC125505965 gene encoding F-box protein At5g65850-like, whose product MGQRRRLLEPDGGGGGGGEIPSELLQEILVKLPTKDVARSRCVSRLWRGVASHPSFRSLHAATHVAPAAEVLLVSETREPDEASFFLTSSGKATAMRSVAIPGDYGLANVCNGLLCFVHRHNADAPAVVCNPVTGETLALPEPPPLAAEGEAQHLFALGFSPPTKEYKLFRLASTVVDVYTLGDARGWRRHAHLSLPHPTKITAWAPRLIGGKLYLLTAAWNRVLVVDVATETCRAHRLPAQMIIAYDERIPRVGAFELDGRLCFALHTDSTPTAIQFWVMSPPEDGKQLRWDRHYCFEISEAFNHLGPWSAWVDGGEMLCYMHGDTLHMYDTRGRSPPTVLGDVQGLQWDQRLHIPEFPLWWETSKCQWNFHGGYRPTLLSPLSFALPPSQDDVQKKRSEGI is encoded by the coding sequence ATGGGACAACGTCGGCGGCTGCTGGAGccagatggcggcggcggcggcggcggcgagatccCTAGCGAGTTGCTGCAGGAGATCCTGGTGAAGCTGCCGACGAAGGACGTCGCCCGGTCCCGCTGCGTCTCCAGGCTGTGGCGCGGCGTCGCCAGCCACCCCTCCTTCCGCAGCCTCCACGCCGCCACCCACGTCGCGCCCGCGGCGGAGGTCCTGCTCGTCTCCGAGACGCGCGAGCCTGACGAGGCCAGCTTCTTCCTCACGTCCTCCGGCAAGGCCACGGCCATGCGCTCCGTCGCCATCCCCGGCGACTACGGCCTCGCCAACGTCTGCAACGGCCTACTCTGCTTCGTCCACCGCCACAATGCCGACGCGCCGGCGGTGGTCTGCAACCCCGTCACCGGCGAGACGCTGGCGCTCCCGGAGCCGCCTCCGCTCGCCGCCGAGGGCGAGGCGCAGCACCTCTTCGCCCTGGGGTTCAGCCCGCCCACCAAGGAGTACAAGCTGTTCAGGCTCGCGTCCACGGTCGTGGACGTGTACACCCTGGGCGACGCCAGAGGCTGGCGCCGGCACGCGCACCTCTCGCTGCCTCATCCAACCAAGATCACGGCATGGGCGCCACGGCTGATCGGCGGCAAGCTGTACCTGCTCACAGCTGCTTGGAATCGAGTCTTGGTGGTCGACGTGGCTACGGAGACGTGCCGAGCGCACCGTCTCCCGGCGCAGATGATCATCGCCTATGATGAGCGTATACCGCGGGTGGGCGCCTTTGAGCTCGACGGCCGGCTGTGCTTCGCGCTGCACACCGACAGCACGCCCACGGCCATCCAGTTTTGGGTCATGTCGCCGCCGGAGGACGGGAAGCAGCTGCGGTGGGATCGGCACTACTGCTTTGAGATCAGCGAGGCTTTCAACCACTTGGGGCCTTGGAGCGCATGGGTTGACGGTGGCGAGATGCTCTGCTACATGCACGGCGACACTCTGCACATGTATGACACGAGAGGACGCTCGCCGCCGACGGTTCTCGGCGACGTTCAAGGGTTGCAGTGGGACCAGCGGCTCCACATCCCAGAGTTCCCATTATGGTGGGAAACTTCGAAATGTCAATGGAACTTCCACGGGGGTTACCGTCCCACCCTTCTCTCGCCTCTCAGCTTTGCATTGCCGCCTTCCCAAGACGATGTGCAAAAGAAAAGGAGCGAAGGAATATAA